Proteins encoded in a region of the Bradyrhizobium sp. CB3481 genome:
- the mddA gene encoding methanethiol S-methyltransferase, translating into MTETQIVHPPVPGNPILRFTAFLFGGVAYLTFLFTILYAIGFVSGLAVPKTIDTGPKAGLFEAIAVNLILMSLFAIQHSVMARKSFKHWWTLFIPRSVERSTYVLCASLTLLLLFWQWRPMPTVIWNVQEPEMAMVIATVSFVGWVIVFTSTFLINHFELFGLHQVANNLVGREMQPPVFRTPFFYRFVRHPIYLGFIIAFWAAPVMTAGHLLFAAVTTAYILVGIKLEERDLVDMFGDQYRRYRERVSMLIPWHKLS; encoded by the coding sequence ATGACGGAGACCCAAATCGTTCACCCGCCAGTACCGGGTAACCCAATACTAAGATTCACTGCATTTCTGTTCGGAGGTGTGGCCTACCTCACATTTCTCTTCACGATTCTGTACGCCATCGGCTTTGTATCCGGCCTCGCCGTGCCGAAGACCATCGACACTGGCCCGAAAGCCGGACTATTCGAGGCAATTGCGGTCAATCTCATACTGATGTCGTTATTTGCAATCCAACATAGCGTCATGGCGCGTAAATCATTCAAACACTGGTGGACGCTGTTTATTCCCAGGTCTGTCGAGCGCAGTACCTATGTATTGTGCGCAAGCCTGACCCTCCTCTTGTTGTTCTGGCAGTGGCGGCCGATGCCGACCGTGATCTGGAATGTGCAGGAACCCGAAATGGCTATGGTGATCGCGACGGTGTCATTCGTCGGTTGGGTCATCGTGTTTACGAGCACCTTCCTGATCAACCATTTTGAATTGTTCGGACTGCATCAGGTCGCGAACAACCTCGTCGGCCGCGAGATGCAGCCACCGGTTTTCCGGACACCGTTCTTCTACAGGTTTGTCAGGCACCCGATCTATCTTGGTTTCATCATCGCCTTCTGGGCGGCGCCGGTAATGACCGCCGGACATCTGTTGTTTGCGGCGGTGACCACGGCCTATATATTGGTCGGCATAAAGCTCGAAGAGCGCGACCTCGTCGATATGTTCGGTGATCAATATCGCCGCTATCGGGAGCGGGTTTCGATGTTGATCCCCTGGCACAAGCTTTCCTGA
- a CDS encoding CoA transferase, protein MTVRPQLPERTPRAKGEPTALDGLLVVDFTRVVAGPACTQTLADFGAEVIKIENPDGGDDTRHYEHAEIGGESAAFLSLNRNKRGIVLDFNNPAALEVARELIAKADVVVENFSGGVMKKFALDYASVAPTNPRLIYCSISAYGRKGEFALRPGFDPITQAESGFMSLNGFPDGEPVRTGPPIVDMATGMSACNAILLALIARDRLGRGQQVEVALIDTAVSMTGFYGMAYLISGANPGRFGNSPNGSPTVGVYQASDGPLYMACANDRLYRRLVVDVLDRPDLVTDPRFAHRKDRTANKEKLRAIIAGVFASDSLENWMVKMKKANIPVGYLRTVEEGFNAPEVRDRHRLSRIPHPTAGTVPNIETPVQLSLTPTIDPVAAPLLGEHTREVLRKTLGYDEQRIADLAEAGAFGKAGNTG, encoded by the coding sequence ATGACAGTCAGACCGCAATTGCCGGAGCGTACGCCGCGCGCCAAGGGCGAGCCCACCGCGCTGGATGGTCTACTGGTCGTCGATTTCACCCGGGTCGTTGCCGGCCCGGCCTGCACGCAAACACTGGCCGATTTCGGCGCCGAAGTGATCAAGATCGAAAATCCCGATGGGGGCGACGATACTCGCCACTATGAGCACGCGGAAATCGGCGGTGAAAGCGCGGCCTTCCTGAGCCTCAATCGCAATAAGCGCGGCATTGTGCTCGATTTCAACAACCCGGCAGCGCTCGAAGTCGCGCGTGAATTGATCGCAAAGGCCGACGTCGTGGTGGAAAATTTCTCCGGCGGGGTGATGAAGAAGTTCGCCCTAGACTATGCCTCCGTTGCGCCGACCAATCCGCGGCTGATCTATTGCTCGATCTCGGCCTATGGCCGCAAGGGCGAGTTCGCCTTGCGTCCGGGCTTCGATCCGATCACGCAGGCCGAAAGCGGCTTCATGTCGCTGAACGGATTTCCTGATGGGGAACCGGTGCGGACCGGCCCGCCGATCGTCGACATGGCGACGGGCATGTCCGCCTGCAACGCGATCCTGCTGGCGCTGATCGCGCGCGACCGGCTCGGCCGCGGCCAGCAGGTCGAGGTTGCGCTGATCGACACCGCCGTCTCGATGACCGGCTTCTATGGCATGGCCTATCTGATCAGCGGTGCGAACCCGGGACGTTTTGGAAATTCGCCCAACGGATCGCCGACCGTCGGTGTCTATCAGGCGTCCGATGGACCGCTCTACATGGCCTGCGCCAACGATCGCCTCTATCGCCGGCTCGTGGTGGACGTGCTGGACAGGCCGGACCTCGTCACCGATCCGCGCTTCGCGCACCGAAAGGACCGGACGGCCAACAAGGAGAAGCTGCGCGCCATCATTGCCGGCGTCTTTGCCAGCGACAGTCTCGAGAATTGGATGGTCAAGATGAAGAAGGCCAATATACCGGTCGGCTATCTGCGTACCGTGGAGGAGGGGTTCAACGCGCCGGAAGTCCGCGACCGTCATCGGCTCAGCCGGATTCCGCATCCGACGGCAGGCACCGTTCCCAATATCGAGACGCCGGTGCAGTTGAGCTTGACGCCGACCATCGATCCCGTGGCGGCGCCACTGCTCGGCGAGCATACGCGGGAAGTGCTGCGGAAGACGCTCGGCTATGACGAGCAGCGTATCGCCGATCTGGCCGAGGCCGGCGCTTTCGGCAAGGCGGGCAATACGGGCTAA
- a CDS encoding GFA family protein, with product MKHTGSCFCGAVEIQVTGEPEGMGYCHCRSCRSWSGGPVNAFTLWKPDAVRVTAGAQHVSTFAKTAMSQRKYCAECGGHLMTNHPTLGLVDVFAATLPTLPFKAGVHVNYAETVLPMRDGLPKLKDFPAELGGSGEMVAE from the coding sequence ATGAAACACACTGGAAGCTGTTTTTGCGGCGCGGTCGAGATCCAAGTCACCGGTGAGCCGGAGGGAATGGGCTATTGCCATTGCCGTTCCTGCCGCTCGTGGTCCGGCGGACCGGTGAACGCGTTCACCTTGTGGAAGCCGGATGCGGTCCGGGTCACGGCGGGGGCGCAACACGTCTCAACCTTCGCGAAGACCGCGATGAGCCAGCGCAAGTACTGCGCGGAGTGCGGAGGTCATCTGATGACCAATCATCCGACGCTCGGCCTTGTCGATGTCTTCGCCGCTACCCTTCCGACGCTTCCTTTCAAGGCGGGCGTACACGTCAACTACGCCGAGACGGTGCTGCCGATGCGGGACGGGCTGCCAAAGCTGAAGGATTTCCCTGCCGAGCTTGGCGGCTCCGGCGAAATGGTCGCCGAATAG
- a CDS encoding PilZ domain-containing protein: protein MKSARIEFSGRTIACMVRNQSETGAALEVESPWGIPAQFTLSITEDKKHRCAVIWRAINLIGVKFR, encoded by the coding sequence TTGAAATCAGCACGTATTGAGTTTAGCGGGCGCACCATCGCCTGTATGGTTCGTAACCAGTCCGAGACGGGAGCGGCACTGGAAGTCGAGAGCCCTTGGGGTATCCCGGCTCAATTCACGCTTTCGATTACTGAAGATAAGAAACACCGCTGCGCCGTCATATGGCGCGCGATAAACTTAATCGGAGTCAAGTTCCGATAG
- a CDS encoding DUF3606 domain-containing protein, whose product MAKAKKQTSRGRLQDRSRVAGGQEYEVRYEARKTKKSAAAVKKAVKKVGSSRKKVERRLGG is encoded by the coding sequence ATGGCGAAGGCAAAGAAGCAAACGAGCCGAGGACGTTTGCAGGATCGCTCGCGGGTCGCCGGCGGACAGGAGTATGAGGTTCGCTACGAGGCCAGGAAAACTAAGAAATCCGCAGCCGCGGTGAAGAAGGCCGTTAAGAAGGTTGGCTCCAGCCGCAAGAAGGTGGAGCGCCGCCTTGGAGGCTAG
- a CDS encoding alpha-hydroxy acid oxidase codes for MNDGTPIRSARNVELGASGEEFQNLHEFIRKARARLNQNAWDYIVGASETETTMRRNRMALDEIAFRPRVLRNVANVDPSIEVFGRRLRLPVMIAPVGALEIFDPDSGAAVARGAGQFGAAHMLSSVSEPGLEATAKAAPDALRIYQLYVRGDDAFVEDVVSRSIDNGYAAFCLTVDTAHYSRRERDIAKRYVRESRIRATGGDFQKGLEWRTVKLIKDKYKIPLVIKGIATAEDAKIAIDHGVEWIYVSNHGGRQLDHGRGSMHVLPEIVDAVAGRARIMVDGSFCRGTDIVKAIASGADLVGIGRLQCWALAAAGEAGIVRMLELLEDEVIRCLGLLGVTRFAELDKSYLHPATPTNLPSVFSAFPLVDIEPYRY; via the coding sequence ATGAACGACGGGACCCCCATCCGATCGGCGAGAAACGTCGAACTCGGCGCCAGCGGCGAGGAATTCCAGAACCTCCACGAATTCATTCGGAAGGCCCGCGCGCGGCTCAACCAGAACGCCTGGGACTATATCGTCGGCGCTTCGGAGACGGAGACGACGATGCGCCGCAATCGCATGGCGCTCGACGAGATCGCGTTCCGGCCTCGGGTGCTACGCAACGTCGCCAACGTCGATCCCTCGATCGAGGTGTTCGGCCGGCGCTTGCGTCTGCCTGTCATGATCGCACCGGTCGGCGCGCTCGAGATTTTCGATCCTGATTCAGGCGCCGCGGTCGCGCGCGGCGCGGGGCAGTTCGGCGCCGCCCATATGCTGAGTTCGGTATCCGAACCGGGGCTCGAGGCGACCGCCAAGGCCGCGCCGGATGCGCTGCGCATCTACCAGCTCTATGTGCGGGGGGACGATGCTTTCGTCGAAGACGTCGTGAGCCGCAGCATCGACAACGGCTATGCCGCGTTCTGCCTGACGGTCGATACCGCGCATTACAGCCGGCGCGAGCGCGATATCGCCAAGCGCTATGTTCGCGAAAGCCGCATCCGCGCGACCGGCGGCGATTTCCAGAAGGGGCTGGAATGGCGCACGGTGAAGCTGATCAAGGACAAGTATAAAATTCCGCTGGTCATCAAGGGAATTGCCACCGCGGAAGACGCCAAGATCGCAATCGATCACGGCGTGGAATGGATCTACGTGTCGAACCATGGCGGCCGCCAGCTCGACCACGGCCGTGGCTCCATGCATGTCCTGCCGGAAATCGTCGATGCCGTCGCCGGCCGTGCCAGGATCATGGTCGACGGTTCGTTCTGCCGCGGCACCGACATCGTAAAGGCGATTGCCTCCGGCGCCGATCTGGTCGGCATCGGCCGTCTGCAGTGTTGGGCTCTCGCAGCCGCAGGCGAGGCGGGCATCGTGCGGATGCTTGAGCTGCTGGAAGATGAAGTAATTCGCTGTCTCGGACTGCTCGGCGTGACCCGCTTTGCCGAGCTCGACAAGTCCTACCTGCATCCGGCAACACCGACCAATCTTCCAAGCGTGTTCAGCGCCTTTCCGTTGGTGGATATCGAGCCGTATCGCTACTGA
- a CDS encoding phasin gives MTEPKLEVPAELRELAEKTIDQAEKAFSMFFDAAGKSMTSMPGAGTEISKQALSFTEQNMKAAFEHARKLVHATDLQEALRIQSEFLRSQFTNAGEHMRQITGGVISAAKDSTKGKF, from the coding sequence ATGACTGAACCGAAACTCGAAGTCCCGGCCGAGCTGCGCGAGCTGGCCGAGAAAACCATCGATCAGGCGGAAAAGGCATTCAGCATGTTCTTCGATGCCGCCGGCAAGTCCATGACGTCGATGCCGGGGGCCGGTACGGAAATATCCAAGCAGGCACTGTCGTTCACCGAGCAGAACATGAAGGCTGCGTTCGAGCACGCCCGCAAGCTGGTTCATGCGACCGACCTTCAGGAGGCGCTGCGGATCCAGTCCGAATTTCTGCGCAGCCAGTTCACCAACGCCGGCGAACATATGCGGCAGATCACCGGCGGCGTCATCTCGGCCGCAAAAGACTCGACAAAGGGAAAGTTCTGA